Proteins found in one Leguminivora glycinivorella isolate SPB_JAAS2020 chromosome 4, LegGlyc_1.1, whole genome shotgun sequence genomic segment:
- the LOC125225133 gene encoding double-stranded RNA-binding protein Staufen homolog 2 isoform X4 gives MCLVNELARYNKVRDTLPAPAAANSKEKTPMCLVNELARYNKVRDTLPAPAAANSKEKTPMCLVNELARYNKVRDTLPAPAAANSKEKTPMCLVNELARYNKVRDTLPPPAAANSKEKTPMCLVNELARYNKVRDTLPPPAAANSKEKTPMCLVNELARYNKIKHQYRLTSETGPAHKKVFTVTLRLGDTEEYTAEGSSIKRAQHSAASAALSATHFPPPPPRAPPAHAPLPHHRHSGAVMPTVELNALAMKLCQPAIYTSIPAVAAPVRARSRPPAYRVPPFVPSVYQRMVSPGLLYRVRVTVGDRAWLGEGSTPQAARHDAAARALHDLRPAPAPAPLADRSEPAPPAQPAAHANGNGDAASDIMNSEVKSPVSLVHELALKRNLTVQFTVKSERGPPHMRVFITVCTVGEMETEGEGNGKKVSKRRAAERMLDEMRRRWPPALLRARTQERRRPPPAKKKPRNLIKEGLGAAAETGGGGADNPISLLAQARHVARARSPQYVVLEERGAARRREFLVQCDAPPHKATGLGPNKKTAKRRAAHNVLLAMEMNGGAEGVTSSTLTDANTNGATDVNCTNGDAKRKESPGAGAGAGDARQPVPGVLLMDYRSPQPTNGVSETGATGTSNSSPGAKEQLMYLSQLLGFTVQFSDFPKRNHGEYLSLVSLSTEPPVMCHGGGPSTQHSHEQCARAALRALALMGLDAPAPAPHQPAQ, from the exons ATGTGCCTGGTCAACGAGCTGGCCAGGTACAACAAGGTACGTGACACACTGCCGGCGCCCGCCGCGGCCAACAGTAAAGAGAAGACCCCCATGTGCCTGGTCAACGAGCTGGCCAGGTACAACAAGGTACGTGACACACTGCCGGCGCCCGCCGCGGCCAACAGTAAAGAGAAGACCCCCATGTGCCTGGTCAACGAGCTGGCCAGGTACAACAAGGTACGTGACACACTGCCGGCGCCCGCCGCGGCCAACAGTAAAGAGAAGACCCCCATGTGCCTGGTCAACGAGCTGGCCAGGTACAACAAGGTACGTGACACACTGCCGCCGCCCGCCGCGGCCAACAGTAAAGAGAAGACCCCCATGTGCCTGGTCAACGAGCTGGCCAGGTACAACAAGGTACGTGACACACTGCCGCCGCCCGCCGCGGCCAACAGTAAAGAGAAGACCCCCATGTGCCTGGTCAACGAGCTGGCCAGGTACAACAAG ATAAAACACCAATACCGCCTCACATCAGAAACAGGACCAGCTCACAAAAAAGTATTCACAGTAACACTCCGATTGGGTGATACTGAAGAATACACAGCTGAG GGTTCTTCGATAAAACGAGCACAACATTCTGCGGCCAGCGCGGCGCTGTCGGCCACGCACttcccgccgccgccgccgcgcgcgccgcccgcgcacGCGCCCCTGCCGCATCACCGACACTCTG GTGCAGTAATGCCGACAGTAGAGCTGAACGCCCTCGCGATGAAGTTGTGCCAGCCGGCGATCTACACGTCCATCCCGGCCGTGGCGGCGCCGGTGCGCGCGCGCAGCCGCCCGCCCGCCTACCGCGTGCCGCCCTTCGTGCCCAGCGTGTACCAGCGCATGGTGAGCCCGGGCCTGCTCTACCGCGTGAGGGTCACCGTCGGAGACAG GGCGTGGCTGGGCGAGGGCTCGACGCCGCAAGCCGCGCGGCACgacgcggcggcgcgcgcgctgcACGACCTGcgccccgcgcccgcgcccgcgcccctcGCCGACCGCAGCGagcccgcgccgcccgcgcaaCCGGCCGCGCACGCCAACGGGAACG GTGACGCAGCGTCAGATATCATGAACTCTGAAGTGAAGTCGCCGGTGTCATTAGTGCACGAGCTAGCCTTGAAGCGGAATCTCACAGTCCAGTTCACAGTGAAGTCAGAACGAGGACCACCACATATGAGG GTATTCATCACAGTGTGCACAGTGGGCGAGATGGAAACAGAAGGCGAGGGCAACGGCAAGAAGGTGTCAAAGCGGCGCGCGGCCGAGCGTATGTTGGACGAGATGCGGCGTCGCTGGCCACCTGCTTTGCtgcgcgcacgcacacaagaGCGTCGACGACCGCCGCCTGCTAAAAAGAAGCCAAGGAATCTTATCAAG GAAGGGTTAGGCGCAGCGGCTGAAACGGGCGGGGGCGGCGCGGACAACCCGATCTCGCTGCTGGCGCAGGCGCGGCACGTGGCGCGCGCGCGCTCGCCGCAGTACGTGGTGCTGGAGGAGCgcggcgccgcgcgccgccgcgAGTTCCTCGTGCAGTGCGACGCGCCGCCGCACAAGGCCACCGGCCTCGGCCCCAACAAGAAGACCGCCAAGCGCCGCGCCGCACACA ATGTCTTGTTGGCGATGGAAATGAATGGCGGAGCTGAGGGTGTGACGAGTTCGACGCTAACAGACGCGAATACAAATGGTGCCACCGACGTGAATTGTACGAATGGCGATGCCAAACGAAAA GAGTCTCCTGGAGCCGGCGCGGGCGCAGGCGACGCGCGGCAGCCGGTGCCGGGCGTGCTGCTGATGGACTACCGCTCGCCGCAGCCCACCAATG GTGTAAGTGAAACTGGTGCCACTGGTACGAGCAACAGCAGTCCAGGAGCGAAAGAGCAGCTCATGTATCTATCGCAGCTACTAGGCTTTACTGTGCAGTTCTCCGATTTCCCCAAG CGCAACCACGGCGAGTACCTGTCGCTGGTGTCGCTGTCGACGGAGCCGCCGGTGATGTGCCACGGCGGCGGGCCGTCCACGCAGCACTCGCACGAGcagtgcgcccgcgccgccctgcGCGCGCTCGCGCTCATGGGGCTcgacgcgcccgcgcccgctcccCACCAGCCCGCTCAGTGA
- the LOC125225247 gene encoding uncharacterized protein LOC125225247, with amino-acid sequence MHRAERAGRLAAEPDTLHNSLLVRLHSLSFVTIFVPNGRGRVEPHERERAQGGAGALLVRVLRGRDSLSGLVGSGRGRVEPHERERAQGGAGALLVRVLRGRDSLSGLVGSGRGRVEPHERERAQGGAGALLVRVLRGRDSLSGLVGSGRGRVEPHERERAQGGAGALLVRVLRGRDSLSGLVGSGRGRVEPHERERAQGGAGALLVRVLRGRDSLSGLVGSGRGRVEPHERERAQGGAGALLVRVLRGRDSLSGLVGSGRGRVEPHERERAQGGAGALLVRVLPGAGASSPMERERAQGGAGALLVRVLRGRDSLSGLVGSGRGRVEPHERERAQGGAGALLVRVLRGRDSLSGLVGSGRGRVEPHERERAQGGAGALLVRVLRGRDSLSGLVGSGRGRVEPHERERAQGGAGALLVRVLRGRDSLSGLVGSGRGRVEPHERERAQGGAGALLVRVLRGRDSLSGLVGSGRGRVEPHERERAQGGAGALLVRVLRGRDSLSGLVGSGRGRVEPHERERAQGGAGALLVRVLRGRDSLSGLVGSGRGRVEPHERERAQGGAGALLVRVLRGRDSLSGLVGSGRGRVEPHERERAQGGAGALLVRVLRGRDSLSGLVGSGRGRVEPHERERAQGGAGALLVRVLRGRDSLSGLVGSGRGRVEPHERERAQGGAGALLVRVLRGRDSLSGLVGSGRGRVEPHERERAQGGAGALLVRVLRGRDSLSGLVGSGRGRVEPHERERAQGGAGALLVRVLRGRDSLSGLVGSGRGRVEPHERERAQGGAGALLVRVLRGRDSLSGLVGSGRGRVEPHERERAQGGAGALLVRVLRGRDSLSGLVGSGRGRVEPHERERAQGGAGALLVRVLRGRDSLSGLVGSGRGRVEPHERERAQGGAGALLVRVLRGRDSLSGLVGSGRGRVEPHERERAQGGAGALLVRVLRGRDSLSGLVGSGRGRVEPHERERAQGGAGALLVRVLRGRDSLSGLVGSGRGRVEPHERERAQGGAGALLVRVLRGRDSLSGLVGSGRGRVEPHERERAQGGAGALLVRVLRGRDSLSGLVGSGRGRVEPHERERAQGGAGALLVRVLRGRDSLSGLVGSGRGRVEPHERERAQGGAGALLVRVLRGRDSLSGLVGSGRGRVEPHERERAQGGAGALLVRVLRGRDSLSGLVGSGRGRVEPHERERAQGGAGALLVRVLRGRDSLSGLVGSGRGRVEPHERERAQGGAGALLVRVLRGRDSLSGLVGSGRGRVEPHERERAQGGAGALLVRVLRGRDSLSGLVGSGRGRVEPHERERAQGGAGALLVRVLRGRDSLSGLVGSGRGRVEPHERERAQGGAGALLVRVLRGRRRGRTARASAAWT; translated from the exons ATGCACCGAGCGGAGCGCGCGGGCCGTCTGGCGGCCGAGCCCGACACGCTCCACAACTCTCTTTTGGTTCGGCTCCACAGCCTCAGTTTCGTTACAATATTCGTTCCtaa cgggcgcgggcgcgtcgAGCCCCATGAGCGCGAGCGCGCgcagggcggcgcgggcgcactgCTCGTGCGAGTGCTGCGTGGACGTGACTCACTGAGCGGGCTGGTGgggagcgggcgcgggcgcgtcgAGCCCCATGAGCGCGAGCGCGCgcagggcggcgcgggcgcactgCTCGTGCGAGTGCTGCGTGGACGTGACTCACTGAGCGGGCTGGTGgggagcgggcgcgggcgcgtcgAGCCCCATGAGCGCGAGCGCGCgcagggcggcgcgggcgcactgCTCGTGCGAGTGCTGCGTGGACGTGACTCACTGAGCGGGCTGGTGgggagcgggcgcgggcgcgtcgAGCCCCATGAGCGCGAGCGCGCgcagggcggcgcgggcgcactgCTCGTGCGAGTGCTGCGTGGACGTGACTCACTGAGCGGGCTGGTGgggagcgggcgcgggcgcgtcgAGCCCCATGAGCGCGAGCGCGCgcagggcggcgcgggcgcactgCTCGTGCGAGTGCTGCGTGGACGTGACTCACTGAGCGGGCTGGTGgggagcgggcgcgggcgcgtcgAGCCCCATGAGCGCGAGCGCGCgcagggcggcgcgggcgcactgCTCGTGCGAGTGCTGCGTGGACGTGACTCACTGAGCGGGCTGGTGgggagcgggcgcgggcgcgtcgAGCCCCATGAGCGCGAGCGCGCgcagggcggcgcgggcgcactgCTCGTGCGAGTGCTGC cgggcgcgggcgcgtcgAGCCCCATGGAGCGCGAGCGCGCgcagggcggcgcgggcgcactgCTCGTGCGAGTGCTGCGTGGACGTGACTCACTGAGCGGGCTGGTGgggagcgggcgcgggcgcgtcgAGCCCCATGAGCGCGAGCGCGCgcagggcggcgcgggcgcactgCTCGTGCGAGTGCTGCGTGGACGTGACTCACTGAGCGGGCTGGTGgggagcgggcgcgggcgcgtcgAGCCCCATGAGCGCGAGCGCGCgcagggcggcgcgggcgcactgCTCGTGCGAGTGCTGCGTGGACGTGACTCACTGAGCGGGCTGGTGgggagcgggcgcgggcgcgtcgAGCCCCATGAGCGCGAGCGCGCgcagggcggcgcgggcgcactgCTCGTGCGAGTGCTGCGTGGACGTGACTCACTGAGCGGGCTGGTGgggagcgggcgcgggcgcgtcgAGCCCCATGAGCGCGAGCGCGCgcagggcggcgcgggcgcactgCTCGTGCGAGTGCTGCGTGGACGTGACTCACTGAGCGGGCTGGTGgggagcgggcgcgggcgcgtcgAGCCCCATGAGCGCGAGCGCGCgcagggcggcgcgggcgcactgCTCGTGCGAGTGCTGCGTGGACGTGACTCACTGAGCGGGCTGGTGgggagcgggcgcgggcgcgtcgAGCCCCATGAGCGCGAGCGCGCgcagggcggcgcgggcgcactgCTCGTGCGAGTGCTGCGTGGACGTGACTCACTGAGCGGGCTGGTGgggagcgggcgcgggcgcgtcgAGCCCCATGAGCGCGAGCGCGCgcagggcggcgcgggcgcactgCTCGTGCGAGTGCTGCGTGGACGTGACTCACTGAGCGGGCTGGTGgggagcgggcgcgggcgcgtcgAGCCCCATGAGCGCGAGCGCGCgcagggcggcgcgggcgcactgCTCGTGCGAGTGCTGCGTGGACGTGACTCACTGAGCGGGCTGGTGgggagcgggcgcgggcgcgtcgAGCCCCATGAGCGCGAGCGCGCgcagggcggcgcgggcgcactgCTCGTGCGAGTGCTGCGTGGACGTGACTCACTGAGCGGGCTGGTGgggagcgggcgcgggcgcgtcgAGCCCCATGAGCGCGAGCGCGCgcagggcggcgcgggcgcactgCTCGTGCGAGTGCTGCGTGGACGTGACTCACTGAGCGGGCTGGTGgggagcgggcgcgggcgcgtcgAGCCCCATGAGCGCGAGCGCGCgcagggcggcgcgggcgcactgCTCGTGCGAGTGCTGCGTGGACGTGACTCACTGAGCGGGCTGGTGgggagcgggcgcgggcgcgtcgAGCCCCATGAGCGCGAGCGCGCgcagggcggcgcgggcgcactgCTCGTGCGAGTGCTGCGTGGACGTGACTCACTGAGCGGGCTGGTGgggagcgggcgcgggcgcgtcgAGCCCCATGAGCGCGAGCGCGCgcagggcggcgcgggcgcactgCTCGTGCGAGTGCTGCGTGGACGTGACTCACTGAGCGGGCTGGTGgggagcgggcgcgggcgcgtcgAGCCCCATGAGCGCGAGCGCGCgcagggcggcgcgggcgcactgCTCGTGCGAGTGCTGCGTGGACGTGACTCACTGAGCGGGCTGGTGgggagcgggcgcgggcgcgtcgAGCCCCATGAGCGCGAGCGCGCgcagggcggcgcgggcgcactgCTCGTGCGAGTGCTGCGTGGACGTGACTCACTGAGCGGGCTGGTGgggagcgggcgcgggcgcgtcgAGCCCCATGAGCGCGAGCGCGCgcagggcggcgcgggcgcactgCTCGTGCGAGTGCTGCGTGGACGTGACTCACTGAGCGGGCTGGTGgggagcgggcgcgggcgcgtcgAGCCCCATGAGCGCGAGCGCGCgcagggcggcgcgggcgcactgCTCGTGCGAGTGCTGCGTGGACGTGACTCACTGAGCGGGCTGGTGgggagcgggcgcgggcgcgtcgAGCCCCATGAGCGCGAGCGCGCgcagggcggcgcgggcgcactgCTCGTGCGAGTGCTGCGTGGACGTGACTCACTGAGCGGGCTGGTGgggagcgggcgcgggcgcgtcgAGCCCCATGAGCGCGAGCGCGCgcagggcggcgcgggcgcactgCTCGTGCGAGTGCTGCGTGGACGTGACTCACTGAGCGGGCTGGTGgggagcgggcgcgggcgcgtcgAGCCCCATGAGCGCGAGCGCGCgcagggcggcgcgggcgcactgCTCGTGCGAGTGCTGCGTGGACGTGACTCACTGAGCGGGCTGGTGgggagcgggcgcgggcgcgtcgAGCCCCATGAGCGCGAGCGCGCgcagggcggcgcgggcgcactgCTCGTGCGAGTGCTGCGTGGACGTGACTCACTGAGCGGGCTGGTGgggagcgggcgcgggcgcgtcgAGCCCCATGAGCGCGAGCGCGCgcagggcggcgcgggcgcactgCTCGTGCGAGTGCTGCGTGGACGTGACTCACTGAGCGGGCTGGTGgggagcgggcgcgggcgcgtcgAGCCCCATGAGCGCGAGCGCGCgcagggcggcgcgggcgcactgCTCGTGCGAGTGCTGCGTGGACGTGACTCACTGAGCGGGCTGGTGgggagcgggcgcgggcgcgtcgAGCCCCATGAGCGCGAGCGCGCgcagggcggcgcgggcgcactgCTCGTGCGAGTGCTGCGTGGACGTGACTCACTGAGCGGGCTGGTGgggagcgggcgcgggcgcgtcgAGCCCCATGAGCGCGAGCGCGCgcagggcggcgcgggcgcactgCTCGTGCGAGTGCTGCGTGGACGTGACTCACTGAGCGGGCTGGTGgggagcgggcgcgggcgcgtcgAGCCCCATGAGCGCGAGCGCGCgcagggcggcgcgggcgcactgCTCGTGCGAGTGCTGCGTGGACGTGACTCACTGAGCGGGCTGGTGgggagcgggcgcgggcgcgtcgAGCCCCATGAGCGCGAGCGCGCgcagggcggcgcgggcgcactgCTCGTGCGAGTGCTGCGTGGACGTGACTCACTGAGCGGGCTGGTGgggagcgggcgcgggcgcgtcgAGCCCCATGAGCGCGAGCGCGCgcagggcggcgcgggcgcactgCTCGTGCGAGTGCTGCGTGGAC ggcggcgcgggcgcactgCTCGTGCGAGTGCTGCGTGGACGTGA